The following are from one region of the Flavimobilis soli genome:
- a CDS encoding FadR/GntR family transcriptional regulator yields the protein MSTRTGLIDRTVSHLRDAIVNGTWPVGSRIPTETDLAATLGVGRNTIREAVQSLVHSGLLARRQGSGTYVLSDSELTVALGRQMAHVHQQHILEVRRSLEVEAARLAAQRRTERDIATIRTLNQRRGESFAAREIDAMVTTDLALHRAIVAAARNPLLLDLYENLIDAIGDSIRANVETDHPDHTHDALVEAIADGDEDRAAQEIYGYLEEYLSPLRG from the coding sequence ATGTCTACGCGCACCGGGTTGATCGACCGGACCGTGTCCCACCTGCGGGACGCGATCGTCAACGGCACCTGGCCCGTCGGAAGCAGGATCCCCACGGAGACCGACCTCGCGGCGACGCTCGGCGTCGGCCGCAACACGATCCGCGAGGCCGTCCAGTCGCTCGTGCACTCGGGGCTCCTCGCCCGCCGCCAGGGATCCGGCACCTACGTCCTGTCCGACTCCGAGCTCACCGTCGCGCTCGGCCGGCAGATGGCCCACGTCCACCAGCAGCACATCCTCGAGGTGCGCCGCAGCCTCGAGGTCGAGGCCGCCCGCCTCGCCGCGCAGCGCCGCACCGAGCGCGACATCGCGACGATCCGCACGCTCAACCAGCGCCGCGGCGAGTCGTTCGCCGCTCGAGAGATCGACGCGATGGTCACGACCGACCTCGCGCTGCACCGAGCGATCGTCGCCGCCGCACGCAACCCGCTGCTGCTCGACCTCTACGAGAACCTCATCGACGCGATCGGCGACTCGATCCGCGCGAACGTCGAGACCGACCACCCCGACCACACGCACGACGCGCTCGTCGAGGCGATCGCCGACGGCGACGAGGACCGCGCCGCGCAGGAGATCTACGGCTACCTCGAGGAGTACCTCTCTCCCCTGCGCGGCTGA
- the thrC gene encoding threonine synthase, whose protein sequence is MAHQWQGIIREYADRLPAHVQSTIVTLGEGGTPLVPAPALSRRTGADVYVKFEGMNPTGSFKDRGMTTAISAAAGRGAKAVVCASTGNTSASAAAYATAAGMTCAVLVPDGKIAMGKLSQAIAHGARLLQVDGNFDDCLVAARKLAEVYPVELVNSVNPDRIEGQKTGAFEIVDALGDAPDIHALPVGNAGNITAYWKGFVEYEQDGPATRRPQMWGFQAAGAAPIVAGHPITEPETIATAIRIGNPASWQQAEEARDTSGGVIEAVTDEEILAAHRILSSEVGIFVEPASAAGVAGVLKRAEAGLVPAGARITITVTGHGLKDPQWALRTSDGSEIEPQKISADVVSIAAALGLD, encoded by the coding sequence ATGGCCCACCAGTGGCAGGGAATCATCCGCGAGTACGCCGACCGGCTGCCCGCGCACGTGCAGTCGACGATCGTCACGCTCGGTGAGGGCGGCACGCCGCTCGTCCCCGCGCCGGCGCTCTCCCGCCGCACCGGTGCCGACGTGTACGTGAAGTTCGAGGGCATGAACCCGACGGGCTCTTTCAAGGACCGCGGCATGACGACGGCGATCTCGGCCGCGGCAGGCCGTGGCGCCAAGGCCGTCGTGTGCGCGTCGACGGGTAACACGTCGGCGTCGGCCGCCGCGTACGCGACCGCCGCAGGCATGACGTGCGCCGTGCTCGTGCCGGACGGCAAGATCGCGATGGGCAAGCTCAGCCAGGCGATCGCCCACGGCGCCCGCCTGCTCCAGGTCGACGGCAACTTCGACGACTGCCTCGTCGCCGCCCGCAAGCTCGCCGAGGTGTACCCGGTCGAGCTCGTCAACTCCGTGAACCCCGACCGCATCGAGGGTCAGAAGACCGGCGCGTTCGAGATCGTCGACGCCCTGGGCGACGCCCCCGACATCCACGCGCTGCCGGTCGGCAACGCCGGCAACATCACGGCGTACTGGAAGGGCTTCGTCGAGTACGAGCAGGACGGCCCCGCGACGCGCCGCCCCCAGATGTGGGGCTTCCAGGCCGCAGGTGCCGCGCCGATCGTGGCCGGCCACCCGATCACCGAGCCGGAGACGATCGCGACCGCGATCCGCATCGGCAACCCCGCGTCGTGGCAGCAGGCCGAGGAGGCCCGCGACACGTCCGGCGGCGTCATCGAGGCCGTGACCGACGAGGAGATCCTCGCCGCGCACCGCATCCTGTCCTCCGAGGTCGGCATCTTCGTCGAGCCCGCGTCCGCCGCCGGCGTCGCGGGCGTCCTCAAGCGCGCCGAGGCAGGCCTCGTGCCCGCCGGCGCGCGCATCACGATCACGGTCACGGGCCACGGCCTCAAGGACCCGCAGTGGGCGCTGCGCACCTCCGACGGCTCCGAGATCGAGCCGCAGAAGATCTCCGCGGACGTCGTGTCGATCGCGGCTGCGCTCGGCCTCGACTGA
- a CDS encoding homoserine dehydrogenase, whose protein sequence is MVAPKEALRVGLLGCGVVGSQVARLLVEQSEDLAARVGAPLELVGIAVRDTSKARDGVDPSLLTDDAHGLVARCDIVVEVLGGIEPARTLILESFAAGASVVTANKALLAQDGPTLYSAADAAGVDLYFEAAVAGAIPLVRPMRESLAGDRVTRVLGIVNGTTNYILDEMTTKGLAFDEVLRTAQELGYAEADPTADVEGHDAAAKAAILASLAFHTRVSLDDVACEGITKISADDVAWATETGHAIKLLAIAELTDAGVSARVHPALLPSRHPLAGVGGAFNAVFVEAEAAGPLMFYGQGAGGAPTASAVIGDVVSVARHRVLGGKGPDESSYASHPLAPADAAVTSYQFRLRVDDKPGVLARVAQVVAEHSVSIEAMRQQGTPAGGVANLVLTTHRAPEAALAATVAEIAGLDVVQEVTSVLRVEGA, encoded by the coding sequence GTGGTGGCACCGAAGGAGGCGCTGCGCGTCGGCCTGCTCGGGTGCGGGGTCGTCGGGTCGCAGGTCGCCCGCCTGCTCGTCGAGCAGTCGGAAGACCTCGCGGCGCGCGTCGGCGCACCGCTCGAGCTCGTCGGCATCGCGGTGCGGGACACCTCGAAGGCTCGTGACGGCGTCGACCCGTCGCTCCTGACCGACGACGCCCACGGCCTGGTCGCACGCTGCGACATCGTCGTCGAGGTGCTCGGCGGGATCGAGCCCGCGCGCACGCTCATCCTCGAGTCGTTCGCCGCGGGTGCGAGCGTCGTGACGGCCAACAAGGCGCTCCTCGCGCAGGACGGCCCGACGCTCTACTCGGCAGCCGACGCCGCGGGCGTCGACCTCTACTTCGAGGCAGCCGTCGCGGGCGCGATCCCGCTCGTGCGGCCCATGCGCGAGTCGCTCGCGGGGGACCGCGTCACGCGCGTCCTCGGCATCGTCAACGGCACGACGAACTACATCCTCGACGAGATGACCACGAAGGGTCTCGCTTTCGACGAGGTGCTGCGCACCGCGCAGGAGCTCGGGTACGCCGAGGCTGACCCGACGGCCGACGTCGAGGGCCACGACGCCGCGGCGAAGGCCGCGATCCTCGCGTCGCTCGCGTTCCACACGCGCGTCTCGCTCGACGACGTCGCGTGCGAGGGCATCACCAAGATCTCCGCCGACGACGTCGCGTGGGCCACGGAGACGGGTCACGCCATCAAGCTCCTCGCGATCGCCGAGCTGACCGACGCCGGCGTCTCCGCGCGCGTGCACCCCGCGCTCCTGCCTTCCCGGCACCCGCTCGCGGGTGTCGGCGGCGCGTTCAACGCGGTGTTCGTCGAGGCGGAGGCGGCCGGTCCGCTCATGTTCTACGGCCAGGGCGCCGGCGGCGCCCCGACCGCGTCCGCCGTCATCGGCGACGTCGTCTCCGTCGCGCGCCACCGCGTGCTCGGCGGCAAGGGCCCGGACGAGTCGAGCTACGCCTCCCACCCGCTCGCCCCCGCGGACGCCGCGGTCACGAGCTACCAGTTCCGCCTGCGCGTCGACGACAAGCCGGGCGTGCTCGCGCGCGTCGCCCAGGTCGTCGCGGAGCACAGCGTGTCGATCGAGGCGATGCGCCAGCAGGGCACGCCTGCCGGCGGCGTCGCCAACCTCGTGCTGACGACGCACCGCGCTCCCGAGGCCGCGCTCGCCGCGACGGTCGCCGAGATCGCCGGGCTCGACGTCGTGCAGGAAGTCACCTCCGTTCTGAGAGTCGAGGGAGCCTGA
- a CDS encoding polyphosphate polymerase domain-containing protein, which translates to MSAADLPVNRLPGAELAEVNAQAARLTRVDRKYLLHHADATALIADLPPDVAALEIDGRRCFGYESVYFDTPQLDSFALTASRRRRRFKIRTRTYLDTGECWLEVKTRGPRGTSIKVRQHSEPDSPSTVTTTGQQFLADTLQNAGIDPSPVATLQPVLVTRYRRSTLYLPGDGTRATLDTELEWTDVAGHRRSAPGAVIVETKTAAVPSTVDRLLWARGHRPAPISKFATGLALLHPDLPANRWHRTLRRLEPATTDHLPH; encoded by the coding sequence ATGAGCGCCGCCGACCTTCCCGTGAACCGGCTCCCCGGTGCTGAGCTGGCTGAAGTCAACGCCCAGGCCGCACGCCTGACCCGGGTGGACCGGAAATACCTCCTGCACCACGCTGACGCCACAGCCCTCATCGCGGACCTGCCGCCCGACGTTGCCGCACTGGAGATCGACGGCCGACGCTGCTTCGGCTACGAGTCGGTCTACTTCGACACACCCCAACTCGACAGCTTCGCTCTCACCGCCAGTCGCAGGCGCCGACGATTCAAGATCCGCACCCGCACCTACCTCGACACCGGAGAGTGCTGGCTCGAGGTCAAGACCCGCGGCCCACGCGGCACGAGCATCAAGGTCCGTCAGCACAGCGAGCCGGATTCGCCGTCAACGGTCACCACAACAGGACAACAGTTCCTCGCCGACACGCTGCAGAACGCGGGGATCGATCCATCCCCCGTGGCGACGCTCCAGCCGGTGCTGGTCACCCGTTACCGCCGGTCCACGCTCTACCTGCCCGGCGACGGCACGAGAGCCACTCTGGACACCGAGCTCGAGTGGACCGATGTGGCCGGCCACCGCCGCAGCGCTCCCGGTGCCGTCATCGTCGAGACGAAGACGGCCGCCGTCCCCTCGACCGTCGATCGCCTTCTCTGGGCGCGAGGCCACCGTCCGGCGCCCATCTCCAAGTTCGCCACCGGCCTCGCCCTGCTGCACCCCGACCTTCCCGCGAACCGTTGGCACCGCACGCTGCGTCGTCTCGAACCCGCCACCACCGACCATCTTCCCCACTGA
- the argS gene encoding arginine--tRNA ligase: protein MTPLELSHAISAALAAAVSDGSLALPAEDVPESVHVERPRQREHGDWATNVALQLAKKAGVPPRALAEDLAARLASTPGIAKVDVAGPGFLNITLDAAAAGALARTIVEAGTAYGRGDAEAGRRINLEFVSANPTGPIHIGGVRWAAVGDSLARILEAAGAEVTREYYFNDHGAQIDRFARSLLARAKGEEAPEDGYGGQYIEDIATAVIEDALAAGDPDPRTLPDDEAQEVFRARGVERMFAEIKESLHGFGVDFDVYFHEDTLHESGAVDRAIERLRAAGHIFEADGATWLRTTTFGDDKDRVVIKSDGEAAYIAGDIAYYLDKRERGFDDAILMLGADHHGYVSRMMAVCAAFGDEPGRNLQILIGQLVNLVRDGEPVRMSKRAGTVVTLEDLVEAVGVDAARYSLARSSSDSTIDLDLGVLASATNENPVYYVQYAHARTANVARNAAEHGVRREDGFDPSLLTHETEAALLGMLTDFPRVVAQAAQLREPHRVARYAESLAGAYHKWYGECRVTPLGDAPVEDVHRTRLWLNDATRQVLANALGLLGVSAPERM, encoded by the coding sequence GTGACCCCTCTCGAGCTTTCTCACGCGATCAGTGCTGCCCTGGCCGCGGCCGTCTCCGACGGTTCGCTGGCCCTTCCCGCCGAGGACGTGCCGGAGTCCGTCCACGTCGAGCGACCGCGCCAGCGCGAGCACGGCGACTGGGCGACGAACGTCGCGCTGCAGCTCGCCAAGAAGGCGGGCGTCCCGCCGCGAGCTCTCGCCGAGGACCTGGCGGCGCGCCTCGCGTCGACGCCGGGCATCGCGAAGGTCGACGTCGCGGGTCCGGGCTTCCTGAACATCACGCTCGACGCCGCGGCGGCGGGCGCGCTCGCGCGCACGATCGTCGAGGCGGGCACCGCCTACGGTCGCGGCGACGCCGAGGCGGGGCGCCGCATCAACCTCGAGTTCGTCTCGGCGAACCCGACGGGCCCGATCCACATCGGTGGCGTGCGCTGGGCCGCGGTCGGCGACTCGCTCGCGCGCATCCTCGAGGCCGCGGGCGCCGAGGTGACCCGTGAGTACTACTTCAACGACCATGGCGCGCAGATCGACCGCTTCGCGCGGTCGCTGCTCGCGCGCGCCAAGGGCGAGGAGGCTCCCGAGGACGGCTATGGCGGCCAGTACATCGAGGACATCGCCACGGCGGTCATCGAGGACGCGCTCGCGGCCGGCGACCCGGACCCGCGCACGCTGCCGGACGACGAGGCGCAGGAGGTGTTCCGGGCGCGCGGCGTCGAGCGCATGTTCGCGGAGATCAAGGAGTCGCTGCACGGCTTCGGCGTGGACTTCGACGTGTACTTCCACGAGGACACGCTGCACGAGTCCGGCGCGGTCGACCGCGCGATCGAGCGTCTGCGCGCCGCGGGCCACATCTTCGAGGCCGACGGCGCGACGTGGCTGCGCACGACGACGTTCGGCGACGACAAGGACCGCGTCGTCATCAAGTCGGACGGCGAGGCCGCCTACATCGCGGGCGACATCGCCTACTACCTCGACAAGCGCGAGCGCGGTTTCGACGACGCGATCCTCATGCTCGGGGCGGACCACCACGGCTACGTCTCGCGCATGATGGCCGTCTGCGCGGCGTTCGGTGACGAGCCGGGCCGCAACCTGCAGATCCTCATCGGCCAGCTGGTCAACCTCGTGCGCGACGGCGAGCCCGTGCGCATGTCGAAGCGTGCCGGCACGGTCGTCACGCTCGAGGACCTCGTCGAGGCCGTCGGCGTCGACGCGGCGCGCTACTCGCTCGCCCGCTCGTCGAGCGACTCGACGATCGACCTCGACCTCGGCGTGCTCGCGAGCGCGACGAACGAGAACCCCGTCTACTACGTGCAGTACGCGCACGCGCGCACCGCGAACGTCGCGCGCAACGCGGCCGAGCACGGCGTGCGCCGGGAGGACGGCTTCGACCCGTCGCTCCTGACCCACGAGACCGAGGCGGCCCTGCTGGGCATGCTCACGGACTTCCCGCGCGTCGTCGCGCAGGCCGCTCAGCTGCGCGAGCCGCACCGCGTCGCGCGCTACGCGGAGTCCCTCGCCGGCGCGTACCACAAGTGGTACGGCGAGTGCCGCGTGACGCCGCTCGGCGACGCGCCTGTCGAGGACGTGCACCGCACGCGCCTGTGGCTCAACGACGCCACCCGCCAGGTGCTCGCGAACGCGCTGGGCCTGCTCGGGGTCAGCGCGCCGGAGCGGATGTGA
- a CDS encoding carbohydrate-binding domain-containing protein → MRTITRSLARLLVLGGLVAGCSAGANDDSASPAQTVVVTQTVQEALAANLQAHESETEWDTATEVMIDLADGATSTSGTGGVVDGDTVTITQPGTYRLSGTLSDGQVVVRSTVEGTVRLVLDGADITSSTTAPIAIEEATDAVVVLAENSTNSLADTARTVADDSDEPDGALFSRADLTLTGTGSLSVTGVVNDGIAANDGLVIESGTLEVNAVDDGIRGKDYLVVTGGNVTVTAGGDGLKSDEDEDATAGYVAVLDGTVTIDAGADGLDAATDVLVGGGVLDITTGGGAEMPLAADVSAKGLKANVAVVVGGGTTVVDAADDAVHSDGAITFTDGELSLASGDDGVHAEESLVVAGGSLTVVDSYEALEAVSITVSGGDVSLVATDDGINAAGGEPTTTDLPKEPAQETSGQYSVTVTGGTVTIDAGGDGLDSNGTVDMSGGTVVVSGPTDNGNGPLDAQGAFTIDGGVLFAAGSSGMAVAPETDSPQASILATFDQQPAGSVVAVTTADGQVVASFESTKEFSSVVLSSSEIVAGETYEVHVGGSVAGTATASLYDDGDLTGTTVVATVTGGEYAASGMSGGDMPGRPGGPGGDVREPMPAPADGPDGTAEGTDADAASA, encoded by the coding sequence ATGCGCACCATCACCCGATCCCTGGCCCGTCTGCTCGTGCTCGGTGGTCTCGTCGCCGGCTGCTCAGCCGGTGCCAATGACGACTCGGCCAGCCCCGCGCAGACCGTGGTCGTCACCCAGACCGTCCAGGAGGCTCTGGCCGCCAATCTCCAGGCTCACGAGTCGGAGACCGAGTGGGACACCGCCACGGAGGTCATGATCGACCTCGCGGACGGCGCCACGAGCACCTCCGGAACGGGAGGGGTCGTCGACGGGGACACGGTCACCATCACCCAACCCGGCACCTACCGGCTGAGCGGCACGCTGTCCGACGGACAGGTCGTGGTGAGGTCAACCGTCGAAGGCACCGTCCGCCTCGTCCTCGACGGAGCTGACATCACGAGTTCGACCACCGCACCGATCGCCATCGAGGAGGCCACCGATGCGGTCGTCGTGCTGGCCGAGAACTCGACGAATTCGCTCGCAGACACCGCCCGAACCGTGGCGGATGACTCGGACGAGCCCGACGGGGCGCTCTTCTCACGCGCCGACCTCACCCTCACCGGTACCGGCTCGCTGAGCGTCACCGGAGTCGTCAACGACGGCATCGCCGCCAACGACGGACTCGTCATCGAGTCTGGGACTCTGGAGGTGAACGCCGTCGACGACGGCATCCGCGGAAAGGACTACCTCGTCGTCACCGGCGGGAACGTCACAGTGACCGCGGGAGGCGACGGACTGAAGTCCGACGAGGACGAGGACGCCACAGCCGGGTATGTGGCCGTCCTCGACGGCACGGTCACGATCGACGCCGGCGCGGACGGCCTCGACGCAGCTACCGACGTCCTCGTCGGCGGTGGCGTCCTCGACATCACCACCGGCGGCGGCGCGGAGATGCCACTGGCCGCCGACGTCTCCGCCAAGGGCCTCAAGGCGAACGTCGCGGTCGTCGTCGGGGGCGGCACGACCGTCGTCGACGCAGCCGACGACGCCGTCCACTCCGACGGCGCGATCACCTTCACCGATGGCGAGCTCAGTCTGGCGAGCGGCGACGACGGCGTCCACGCCGAGGAGTCCCTGGTGGTCGCTGGTGGCTCCCTCACGGTCGTCGACTCGTATGAGGCCCTGGAAGCCGTGTCGATCACCGTCTCCGGCGGAGACGTCTCTCTCGTCGCCACCGACGACGGGATCAACGCCGCCGGCGGAGAGCCGACGACCACCGACCTGCCGAAGGAACCGGCACAGGAGACGTCCGGGCAGTACTCGGTCACCGTGACCGGCGGGACGGTGACGATCGACGCCGGCGGTGACGGGCTGGACTCCAACGGCACCGTCGACATGAGCGGCGGGACGGTCGTCGTCTCGGGCCCCACGGACAACGGCAACGGACCGCTCGACGCCCAGGGCGCCTTCACGATCGACGGCGGCGTCCTGTTCGCCGCTGGCAGCTCCGGCATGGCCGTGGCACCCGAGACGGACTCACCTCAGGCCTCCATCCTCGCGACCTTCGACCAGCAGCCTGCCGGCAGCGTCGTCGCGGTCACCACCGCCGACGGCCAGGTCGTGGCCTCGTTCGAGTCGACCAAGGAGTTCTCCTCGGTCGTTCTCTCCAGCAGCGAGATCGTCGCCGGGGAAACTTACGAGGTCCACGTCGGGGGTTCCGTGGCTGGCACCGCCACCGCGAGCCTGTACGACGACGGTGACCTGACCGGCACGACTGTGGTCGCCACCGTGACCGGTGGTGAGTATGCCGCAAGCGGCATGTCCGGCGGCGACATGCCGGGCAGGCCAGGCGGTCCGGGCGGCGACGTCCGCGAGCCGATGCCGGCACCGGCGGACGGCCCCGATGGGACGGCGGAGGGCACCGACGCCGACGCAGCGTCGGCGTGA
- a CDS encoding arsenate reductase ArsC: MNPTAEHTSAKPSVLFVCVHNAGRSQMAAGYLHALGAGQVEVRSAGSQPADQINPVAVAAMAEDGVDITSFTPKVLTTDAVKASDVVITMGCGDVCPIFPGKRYEDWKLDDPAGQGIEAVRPIRDAIKARVRVLLDELGIDPIR, translated from the coding sequence ATGAACCCCACCGCCGAACACACCTCGGCCAAGCCATCTGTCCTGTTCGTCTGCGTCCACAACGCCGGTCGCTCCCAGATGGCCGCTGGCTACCTGCACGCTCTGGGGGCCGGTCAGGTCGAGGTCCGTTCCGCGGGGTCGCAACCAGCCGACCAGATCAACCCGGTCGCTGTTGCGGCCATGGCCGAGGACGGCGTCGACATCACGTCCTTCACCCCCAAGGTCCTCACGACCGACGCGGTCAAGGCGTCCGACGTCGTAATCACGATGGGCTGTGGCGACGTCTGCCCGATCTTCCCCGGCAAGCGCTACGAGGACTGGAAGCTCGACGATCCTGCTGGCCAGGGCATCGAGGCGGTCCGCCCCATCCGGGACGCCATCAAGGCTCGCGTGCGGGTGCTGCTGGACGAGCTCGGCATCGACCCGATCCGCTGA
- a CDS encoding DUF4956 domain-containing protein yields MPNLSLVLADTLAVGLLTFALYLPRHRRRDLAVAYLGVNVGVLAVAASLSSSTVGAGLGLGLFGVLSIIRLRSTELSQREVAYYFSALALGLLGGLAVSTPAVSIAFMGLVVLVMYLGDHPRLLPNLRSQTIVIDRAISHEDELTAHVAELVGGRVHSASVQRLDLVNDTTLVDVRYSLPRTRRHSSRQTTSAAPTVREPASSGITLTPDPVARTRGSLSSLTGAGQASR; encoded by the coding sequence GTGCCGAACCTGTCCCTCGTCCTGGCTGACACCCTCGCGGTCGGCCTCCTCACCTTCGCGCTCTACCTGCCGCGGCACCGGCGTCGTGACCTCGCTGTGGCCTACCTCGGCGTCAACGTCGGGGTCCTTGCCGTCGCCGCCTCTCTCTCCTCCAGCACTGTTGGTGCCGGCCTAGGACTAGGGCTCTTCGGAGTCTTGTCCATCATCCGGCTGCGCTCGACCGAGCTGTCCCAGCGGGAGGTCGCCTACTACTTCTCCGCCCTCGCCCTGGGCCTGCTCGGCGGGCTCGCGGTCTCCACCCCCGCGGTCAGCATCGCATTCATGGGGCTGGTCGTCCTGGTGATGTACCTGGGTGACCACCCTCGTCTGCTGCCGAACCTGCGCTCACAAACCATCGTGATCGACCGCGCCATCAGCCACGAGGACGAGCTCACCGCCCACGTCGCCGAGCTGGTCGGAGGACGAGTGCACTCCGCTAGCGTCCAACGCCTCGACCTGGTCAACGACACCACTCTCGTAGACGTCCGCTACAGCCTCCCGCGCACCCGGCGGCACAGCTCTCGCCAGACCACGAGCGCCGCCCCTACCGTCCGCGAACCCGCGTCATCGGGCATCACCCTGACCCCGGATCCCGTCGCGCGCACCCGCGGGAGTCTCTCCAGCCTCACCGGTGCCGGACAGGCATCGCGATGA
- the lysA gene encoding diaminopimelate decarboxylase has protein sequence MSGAPAGGAVPAYPTGGTTIPGEPWSRGVERGADGAARVGGVDVRDLAAQHGTPAYVVDERDVRERARAYREAFEMAFAEIGAGVDVYYAGKAFLSVGFARWVHAEGLRIDTASGGEMETALRAGVPGSDLGLHGNNKSDLEIARALEVGVGRIIVDSLVEIERVADAAAAAGVRAPVMVRVTTGVHAGGHEYISTAHEDQKFGLSMAAGEDGQDAPAMVALLAVVARPELDLLGIHSHIGSQILDPSGFEVAAEKVLGLRAELAQRTGVLVPEIDLGGGYGIAYLPGEVALDPARIAKDVAASVAQSAARLGTPLPRFSIEPGRSIAGPAGLTLYTVGTVKPVRTDDGVRTYVSVDGGMSDNIRPALYGAAYHAEVVGRLSTAEPVLARVVGKHCESGDIVVHDVYLPGDVEAGDLLAVAATGAYGRSMASNYNMLTRPPVVAVRDGASGVLVRRETVDDLLALDEG, from the coding sequence GTGAGCGGGGCGCCCGCAGGCGGCGCGGTCCCCGCGTACCCCACGGGCGGCACGACGATCCCGGGCGAGCCGTGGTCGCGCGGCGTCGAGCGCGGGGCCGACGGCGCGGCGCGCGTCGGCGGCGTCGACGTCCGTGACCTCGCGGCGCAGCACGGCACCCCCGCGTACGTCGTCGACGAGCGGGACGTGCGCGAGCGTGCGCGGGCGTACCGCGAGGCGTTCGAGATGGCGTTCGCCGAGATCGGCGCGGGCGTCGACGTCTACTACGCGGGCAAGGCGTTCCTCTCGGTCGGCTTCGCCCGCTGGGTGCACGCCGAGGGCTTGCGCATCGACACCGCCTCGGGCGGCGAGATGGAGACGGCGCTGCGCGCGGGCGTCCCCGGCAGCGACCTGGGACTGCACGGCAACAACAAGTCGGACCTGGAGATCGCCCGCGCCCTCGAGGTGGGTGTCGGCCGGATCATCGTCGACTCGCTCGTCGAGATCGAGCGCGTCGCCGACGCCGCGGCCGCGGCGGGCGTGCGCGCGCCGGTCATGGTGCGCGTGACGACGGGTGTCCACGCGGGCGGGCACGAGTACATCTCGACCGCGCACGAGGACCAGAAGTTCGGCCTCTCGATGGCAGCGGGGGAGGACGGTCAGGACGCACCCGCGATGGTCGCGCTCCTCGCGGTCGTCGCGCGGCCCGAGCTCGACCTGCTCGGCATCCACTCGCACATCGGCTCGCAGATCCTCGACCCGTCGGGCTTCGAGGTCGCTGCCGAGAAGGTGCTCGGCCTGCGTGCCGAGCTCGCGCAGCGCACGGGTGTGCTCGTCCCGGAGATCGACCTCGGTGGCGGCTACGGCATCGCGTACCTCCCGGGCGAGGTCGCTCTCGACCCGGCGCGCATCGCGAAGGACGTCGCAGCGTCGGTCGCGCAGTCCGCGGCGCGCCTGGGCACCCCGCTGCCGCGCTTCTCGATCGAGCCGGGCCGCTCGATCGCGGGCCCTGCGGGCCTGACGCTCTACACGGTCGGCACGGTCAAGCCGGTCCGCACGGACGACGGCGTGCGCACGTACGTGTCGGTCGACGGCGGCATGAGCGACAACATCCGCCCCGCGCTGTACGGCGCGGCGTACCACGCGGAGGTCGTCGGGCGGCTCTCGACCGCGGAGCCGGTGCTCGCTCGCGTCGTCGGCAAGCACTGCGAGTCGGGCGACATCGTCGTCCACGACGTCTACCTCCCGGGCGACGTCGAGGCGGGCGACCTGCTCGCCGTCGCGGCGACGGGAGCGTACGGCCGCTCGATGGCCTCGAACTACAACATGCTCACCCGGCCGCCCGTGGTCGCGGTGCGCGACGGCGCGAGCGGGGTTCTCGTGCGGCGCGAGACGGTCGACGACCTGCTCGCCCTGGACGAGGGCTGA